A genomic stretch from Larimichthys crocea isolate SSNF chromosome XXII, L_crocea_2.0, whole genome shotgun sequence includes:
- the ripk4 gene encoding receptor-interacting serine/threonine-protein kinase 4: MFTCPDSVLETNKKGDYPAGGFSNTDMDVPDSPHGNMGLLRTFDCSEFGSWEKIGSGGFGQVYKVRHVQWKTWLAIKCPPCLHVDDKERSELLEEAKKMEAAKFRYILPVYGICEDPQGLVMEYMETGSLETLLATEPLPWELRFRIIHETAVGMNFLHCMNPPLLHLDLKPANILLDAHYHVKISDFGLARWNGLSRADDISRDGFCGTIAYLPPESIIEKDRVSDTKHDVYSFSIVIWGILTQKKPYQGENNILQIMVKVVKGVRPDLGAVSRCRPSACMGFLSLMQRCWTTNPNARPSFQEITSEAEELCSKPQEEPKTPTLSTSEPEPTSPTVLTSSQVKDNKLVRPKSAMLPEKDYSLSELLSQVDSGISRSFDRVKEDSCHSKENTCKRLSGISSADSAFSSQDSITLSFEKENTCDSAEVQRRKLCEAIRTKDTAKLMKILQPQDVDLLLDRGDSLLHHAISLANEEAVKFLLLNNANPNLANARGSTPLHLATERHLKPLAELLLGRRSTNVNAKDEDQYTALHWAAQNGDEAITRLLLDRGAAINETDGQGRTPAHVACQHGQENVIRVLLSRGADVRIKGKDNWTALHLAAWQGHLGIVKLLVKQAGADVNGQTTDGRTPLHLASQRGQYRVARILIELKADVHTTSAGLNTPLHVASETGHTSTSRLLVKHKADIHAQNANALTPLHLASQRGHLATVKMLIEEGADPYRTNQALRTPCHLAAENGHCEVLKELLIHCPDGGALSDDQGLSPLHLAVQGGYSNIITMLLPQDCQDLVTESSVQPAAEQPAPPEPKQLQRKVVILKLTEHNGKDCPQSTGSQCASALC, translated from the exons ATGTTCACTTGCCCTGATTCTGTCCTGGAGACGAATAAAAAAGGAGATTACCCAGCTGGTGGGTTTTCCAACACGGATATGGATGTCCCAGATTCTCCACATGGGAATATGGGGCTCTTAAGGACCTTTGATTGCTCTGAGTTTGGCAGCTGGGAGAAAATAGGCTCAGGTGGATTTGGACAAGTATACAAAGTCCGGCACGTACAGTGGAAAACATGGCTGGCAATCAAGTGCCCTCCCTGTCTTCATGTGGATGACAA gGAGCGTTCAGAGCTGCTCGAGGAGGCTAAGAAGATGGAGGCGGCCAAATTCCGATACATCCTCCCCGTCTATGGCATCTGCGAGGACCCCCAGGGCCTCGTCATGGAGTACATGGAGACCGGCTCCCTGGAGACCCTGCTGGCCACCGAGCCTCTGCCCTGGGAGCTCCGCTTCCGCATCATCCACGAGACCGCGGTGGGGATGAACTTCCTGCACTGCATGAACCCGCCGCTGCTTCACCTGGACCTGAAGCCGGCCAACATCCTGCTGGATGCTCACTATCATGTCAAG atatctgATTTTGGCCTGGCCCGGTGGAACGGCCTGTCACGGGCCGACGACATCAGTAGAGACGGCTTCTGCGGTACCATCGCCTACCTGCCGCCTGAGAGCATCATTGAAAAGGACAGAGTGTCGGACACCAAGCATGACGTATACAG CTTCTCCATCGTCATCTGGGGAATTCTCACACAGAAAAAACCGTACCAAG GAGAGAACAACATCCTTCAGATCATGGTGAAGGTGGTGAAGGGGGTGCGTCCAGACCTGGGTGCCGTGTCACGCTGTCGACCTTCAGCCTGTATGGGTTTCCTGAGCCTCATGCAGCGCTGCTGGACCACAAACCCAAACGCTAGACCCAGCTTCCAAG AAATCACATCTGAAGCCGAGGAGCTCTGCTCCAAACCTCAAGAGGAGCCCAAGACGCCGACCTTATCGACGTCGGAACCAGAGCCCACATCCCCTACAGTGCTCACTAGTAGCCAG GTTAAAGACAACAAGCTGGTGCGTCCAAAGTCAGCCATGTTGCCAGAAAAAGATTATAGCCTGTCGGAGCTGTTGAGCCAGGTGGATTCTGGGATTTCTCGGAGCTTTGATAGAGTGAAGGAAGACAGCTGCCACAGCAAAGAGAACACCTGCAAGAGATTGTCTGGCATCTCCTCAGCTGATTCAGCCTTCTCCTCCCAGGACTCCATCACACTGTcttttgagaaagaaaacacatgcg ATTCTGCTGAGGTCCAGAGACGGAAGCTGTGCGAGGCCATCAGGACAAAAGACACTGCCAAGTTGATGAAGATCCTCCAGCCTCAGGATGTCGATCTTCTCCTCGACAGAGGAGACAGTCTGCTCCACCACGCCATCAGCTTGGCCAACGAAGAGGCCGTCAAGTTCCTCCTCCTGAACAATGCCAACCCGAACCTTGCAAATGCCCGTGGCTCGACGCCCCTTCATTTGGCAACGGAGAGGCACCTGAAGCCCCTGGCAGAACTTCTGCTCGGTCGGCGCAGCACCAACGTCAATGCCAAGGATGAAGACCAGTACACGGCTTTGCACTGGGCCGCCCAGAACGGGGACGAGGCCATCACGCGCTTGCTGCTGGATCGAGGGGCTGCCATCAATGAAACGGATGGCCAAGGACGCACGCCAGCTCACGTCGCATGCCAGCACGGCCAGGAGAACGTGATCCGGGTGCTGCTGAGCCGCGGTGCCGATGTTCGAATCAAGGGTAAGGACAACTGGACGGCGCTCCACCTGGCTGCCTGGCAAGGTCACCTGGGCATTGTCAAACTGCTGGTCAAACAGGCCGGGGCCGACGTGAATGGGCAGACGACGGATGGCCGCACACCGCTGCATCTGGCATCCCAGAGGGGGCAGTACAGAGTGGCACGGATCCTGATTGAACTAAAAGCAGATGTTCACACAACGTCTGCTGGGCTAAACACACCGCTGCACGTGGCATCAGAGACTGGCCACACCAGCACCTCTCGCCTTTTGGTCAAACATAAGGCGGATATCCACGCCCAGAACGCCAACGCTCTCACTCCTCTCCACCTAGCCTCCCAGCGAGGACACCTGGCCACAGTCAAGATGTTAATAGAAGAGGGGGCAGACCCCTACAGAACAAACCAGGCCCTACGCACCCCTTGCCACCTGGCAGCAGAGAACGGACACTGTGAAGTCCTGAAAGAGCTGCTCATTCACTGTCCGGATGGTGGCGCTCTGTCAGACGACCAGGGGCTGAGCCCGTTACACCTGGCAGTGCAGGGCGGGTACTCGAACATCATCACTATGCTGCTGCCGCAGGACTGCCAAGACTTAGTTACAGAGAGCTCAGTGCAGCCAGCAGCTGAACAGCCAGCGCCGCCCGAGCCTAAGCAGCTCCAGAGGAAAGTCGTCATACTAAAACTGACAGAGCACAACGGCAAAGACTGCCCACAGTCCACCGGCTCGCAGTGTGCCTCGGCACTCTGCTAA